In one Trichlorobacter lovleyi SZ genomic region, the following are encoded:
- a CDS encoding YdcF family protein has product MKIFKAFLSLLMLALLIVTALFVDFTYKTFSARPRQVQADAIVVLAGGKGRVEEGVRLFRERRGTWLFLVGVDPTVRKSDLYRPKPGDPPADNVVLEKLSRNTLENAIYGRDILAEHKVRSVLLITSRYHLKRSAILFRNALAPDVALYPYPVDSSNVKEEWWHHLGTFRLLFSEFYKYCIFRVFFLFSPGELRPVSL; this is encoded by the coding sequence TTAAAGCCTTCCTGTCATTACTTATGCTGGCACTGTTGATTGTGACAGCGCTTTTTGTCGATTTTACCTATAAGACATTTTCCGCTCGTCCACGCCAGGTTCAGGCCGATGCGATTGTTGTGCTGGCCGGCGGTAAAGGCAGGGTTGAGGAGGGGGTCCGTCTTTTCAGGGAGCGTCGCGGCACCTGGCTCTTTCTGGTGGGGGTGGATCCAACCGTGAGAAAATCAGATCTGTATCGTCCCAAACCCGGTGACCCGCCTGCTGATAATGTGGTTCTGGAAAAACTGTCACGGAACACACTGGAAAATGCCATTTATGGTCGAGATATCCTGGCTGAACACAAGGTGCGATCGGTGCTGCTGATTACCTCACGTTATCACCTGAAGCGCTCGGCCATACTCTTTCGTAATGCCCTGGCTCCTGATGTGGCGCTCTATCCCTATCCGGTTGACAGCAGCAATGTCAAGGAGGAGTGGTGGCACCATCTGGGCACCTTCCGGCTGCTGTTTTCCGAGTTTTATAAATATTGTATTTTTCGTGTCTTTTTCCTGTTCTCGCCAGGCGAATTGCGGCCCGTCAGCCTCTAG